DNA sequence from the Eubacterium sp. 1001713B170207_170306_E7 genome:
TCATGATCGCCATGATGGTGGGCTGGGTCTATATGCTCCTGATCCTGGGAATCTCCGCCGCGGCTGGCCTTTTCATCGCGCCGGCTCTCGGCTATGGTATTTTCATGACGGTATCCATTGTTATCAGTGCTTTGCTGCTGCTGGTGGTTAAAAAGCACCTGGAAGAGCGTATGCAGATGATGGAGGTGGAATAAGGAGGATTATAAAAGCGCCTGACGTTTCTCAGGCGCTTTTTATTTACGCTTCTTCAGCTTTTAACCTTTTTACAATGGCGGTCCGGGCCACGCCGATCATGTAAAGAGAGCCGACAAAAACGTTGATGCGGTCCCTGGCGCTCAGGTCGATGCTGTCCACGGCGGCTTCGATGGTGTCGTAGAAATTGACGTTTTTGCCGTACTCACGGTGGATCAGTTCAGCCATTTTATCGGCCGGCAGGGCACGGTCGTTTTCCGGCGTCAGGGCGTGGACATCTCCGGTGACGGGCATGAGGTATTTGAGGGCCAGGTCGATATCTTTATCGGCCAGCATACCAAAATAAAGGTTGATTTTATTGCCCGGGAAATAGGTTTTGATATTTTTGACAAAATACTCAATGCCGTTGGGGTTGTGTGCGCCGTCGATCAGAATGATGGGATCGCGGTGAAGGATCTCAAAACGCCCGTGGAAGGTCACTTCCGCCAGCGCTGTGATGATCGCCTTAGTGGGAATGGCGTAGCCTTTTTTCAATAAAATTTCCAGGGTATCCAGCACGGTCAGGCAGTTTAAAACCTGGTGCTCACCCAGAAGCTTCAGCTCGAACGTATCCAGTCCGGCGATGCCGCCGGGCTTTTTATATTTCAAAAGCTGTCCGTCAAGGCTCTCAGAAACCCGGCAGATGTCCGCAGGGTTGACGACTGTATAGGGCGTTCCAAGAGATTCGGCATAGCCTGTGATGACGTCCTCGGCCTCTTTTTCCTGAGGATAGACCACCACAGAAGTGCCCTCCTTAATAATGGCGGCCTTTTCACCGGCGATTTTGCCGATGGTGTCCCCCAGATAATCGGTATGGTCCAGGCTGATGCTCATAATGACCACCGCCTCTGGAGCAGGAATGATGTTGGTGGCGTCCAGACGTCCGCCCATACCCACCTCGATGATACAGAGGTCCGCTTTTTTTTTGCAGAAATATTCAAAAGCCAGGGCGGTTTCGATCTCGAAGCCGGTGGGATGCGGCTCACCCTTTGCCACCAGAGTGTCGCAGGCGGCCTGGACTTTTTGGGTTACCTGCATCAGGTCGTCATCCGGAATGGGGACGTTGTTCAGCTGGACCCGCTCGTTAAAGGTTTCGAGGGCCGGAGAGGTGTAGAGCCCTGTGATGTACCCGGCGGTTTTGAGAATGGTGGAGAGCATGGTGCTCACCGAGCCCTTGCCGTTGGTGCCCGCCACATGGATACATTTCAGCTTTTCCTGCGGGTTGCCCAGCTCACCGAGCAGCAGGCCGATGCTTTCAAGGCCCAGCCGGATGCCGAACTTCCCGTTGGATTCTATAAAGTCAATGGTTTCCTGTACGTTCATGTTTTCGTCTTTTCTCCTTGGTTACCGGCAGGACTTGACCCGGTTCTCGGTAATGATGATGTCAACGCTCTTGTCGTGGGGCTCCATGGGGATCTCGTCATAGATAAAATCCTCGCGGATCAGGGCGACGGTTTTGCAGTCGGGCCGGATGGTTTCAAGAAAGCGGTCGTAGTAGCCGCCGCCAAAGCCCATGCGGTTGCCGGCTTCGGTAAAGGCCATGCCAGGCACCAGCACCAGGTCCAGTTTTTCGGGCGTGACCACACGGCGGCAGTCGTCCTTAACCTCCAGAATCCCATAATGCCCTTCCTCCAGATCGCCTGGGAAGTCCAGAATTTCGGACAGGATAATGGTGTGGTCGGCGGTGTTGCAGATCGGCACGACCACGTGCTTGCCTTCGCCCAGTGCCTTTTGGATCAGGCTGTGGGTGTGGATTTCAGTGCCGAAGCTCACGTAGAGCATCATCCAGTCCGCATCTTTGTAAGCGTCGGATTGAATGAAATTACCAATGATCTGCGCGTCGATTTCCTTTGAGTAAATGTCAGAACGTTTCTTTAAGGTTTCCTGACGAAAAGCTTTTTTATCCATAATTTCTCCTTTGTGGTTATAGCTGCGTTTTCTCCCATTATATCATCTCTTTTGCACGGTTGATAGAGAAAAATTTTTGCATCGCCGGGCTAAATGCGCTATACTTATTTATGAATGAGAAAAACGGAAAACGGGACTTGAAAAAGTAATGAGGGGATTGGAGAAATGAAAAAAAGAAAATTACTGGCCTGTGAGACGATTAGGGATGAAGTCGAGCTCATCAAGGAAAAATGCGGGGTTGATATTGAAACCGTCTGGATGGACAATACGCTGCATGCCTATCCCGAAAACCTGAGGGACGCCCTTCAGGCAGAGATCGACAAAATCGGGGAGGACGCCGACGAGCTTTTGTTTGCCTACGGCAACTGCGGCAATGGTCTGGTGGGGCTGAAAAGCAGCTACCCGACCATGATCATTCCCAGATACGGGGACTGCATCGACATGTTTTTGTCCAACCTTGATAACCTGGAGCGGGTGCGCACCACCACCTACTTTCTGACCAGGGGCTGGCTGGACGGCAAGCAGAGCCTGGAGTGGGAGATCGACTACAATTACAAGCGTTTTGGCGAAAAGCGGGCTCATAAGATCATGGATATGATCTACCGGCATTATAAACACCTGATGCTCATCGACACTGGCGCTTATGATCTGGAGGCCGCGAAGCCGAGGGTCGATAAGATCGCTGCTACCATCAAGCTGGAGCCGGTTGTCCGGCAGGGGGACATCAGTCCCATCGAAAAGCTACTGACCGGCGACTGGGATGAGGAACACTTCTGCGTGGTTCCGCCCGGGCGTGAGACCACCTATCATGATTTTGACGGCGCGAGCTTACGTTTGCCTTGCTAAATTTTGGCTTTTTTGTTACAATTTAAATATATCTGTTACAATACTTTCAGATTTCGATGTTTTTTAAAGTTTTTTATAAGTAAAATGACCTATAATAAGACAGCAGAAATAAATATATGTAAATTTTTATGAGGGCTGTGTAATAATTTGCACCCGGACAGGTGCAGATGAGAGGGAGAATGTTAATGGGAAAAAGAAAAAAGGAGCATCATTTTTTTTCGATGCTGAAAAGTATTTTCAGAGATACGGCTCAAAGCATTGAGCGGAACAATCTGATGAGTATCGCCTCCATTCTTTCAGTCGTCGCGGCTCTGATCATTCTGGGGATTTTTGTGATCTTCACGGTGAATCTTCAGCACATTACCGAAAATGTGGAATCGGCCATGGAGCTGCGCGTTTTTATGAAAACAGAATATACAGAGGACCAGAAAACCTCGGTTGAGACGGCCCTGCGCGGCAACAGCCAGGTGACGGGGATCTCTTTTGAAAGCAAGGATGAGGCCCTGGAAAAATTTTCCTCAAGCCTTGACGATTACTCGGGCCTTTTAAAGGGCTATGACAGCAATAACAACCCGATGGCCGCCTCCTTTATTGTACAGGTGCAGAACCCTGAGGATCTGGAGGGTGTCAAGAGCTTTGCCGAGGGATTGACGTCCCAGGGAGTCGATTATGTCAAATATGGTGAAGAATACGTCAATGCGCTGGTAAGCTTCAGCAAGTTCAGCAATACACTGTGTATTGTCATACTGGCGGTGCTCTCAGTCATTTCGATCTTCATTATCTATAACACCATCAAGCTGACCTGCTTTGCCAGAAGAAGGGAAATCGGGGTCATGAAATACGTGGGCGCAACCGACTGGTATATCCGCCTGCCCTTTATACTGGAGGGAACCTTTCTCGGATGTCTCGGGGCGCTGGTGGCCATGCTGATCATACGCACCGGCTATTACTACGCCATTGCCTATGTCACCAACGTGGTCAATATGCCGATGAACAGCGATCTGGTATCCCCGGCGCTGATCATGGGACCGATTTTTGTATTTTGCCTGGTGTATGGTATCATTATCGGCGCCTTTGGCAGCCTGTTTTCAATCAGAAAATTCTTAAAAGCTTAGAGCAAAGTGTGTAAAATTGAGTACAAAGAAGGAGAGATGAGTAAGATCTATGAAGAAAAAATTGTGTGGTTTTCTGGCAGGATTATTATGCGTTTTGATGTTATGTAACCCGGTTTTTGCTGAAGGAAATGACGCGCTGATGGCTCAGTTAAAAGACAGTGTGCAGCGCATTAAGGATATGTCGTCCCAGATGGAGGCGACAAAAACGACAATGGCTGAAATTGAAAAGCAGATCAATGAATCCAATGCGGCCATCGACGCTATCAACGCGCAGATCGCGGATCTGGACGCCCGCATGGCGGATCGGAAGGCACAGATCGCCGTGCTGCAGGAGCAGCAGAACAAACAGGAAAAGGAACTGGAGGAACGCCTCCGCGTAATGTATATGTACGGCAATGACGGCTACCTTCAGGTGTTGTTCTCCTCCAACAATTTCACGGACTTTATCGCCCGGGCCGACATGATGAAAAATGTCATGCAGGCGGATAAGGACGCGGTAACAGCCCTCGAAAATACCAAAAAAGAGCTGGAAGAAAAAAATGCCGGTCTGGAAGCCGATAAAGCGGCAGCCGAACAGGCAGCGGCTGTTCAGAATGAAGCCAAGGAACAGCAGAATCAGCTTTTAGCCAAGAATCAGGCGCTGATTGACGAATACAAGGCAGGCATCGCGGCCGAACAGGCGGCAGCCGACAGCATCGCCCAGCAGATGGGCGGCGAAAAGGCCAGCGATTTTGTGCAGACAGGCGAGTATTACTGGCCCATCTCACCGGACAACTCCCAGGCCTTTGACATCAGCAGTCCCTTTGCCGGGCGTATCCACCCCATTACCGGCGAATGGTCCAACCATCAGGGCGTCGACGTGGCGGTCAGCTACGGCACACCGATTCTGGCGGCTGGCGACGGTACGGTCTCCATCGCAGGTGTAAATGGCGGCTACGGCAACTGCGTGGTCATCAACATGGGGACGGACGGCAGCGGCAACAAGCTGGCCACCCTGTATGGACACATGTCTTCAATCGCCACCTCAGTGGGCGCGACAGTCTCCAAGGGCGACATCATCGGCTATGTGGGCAGCACCGGCAATTCCACTGGCCCGCACCTGCACTTTGGCTGGATGGTCAACGACAATTTTACCGATCCACTGGCCTATTATCCGGGTCAGAAATGGAATTATGTCGAGTAGGCGTCAGGCTTCATCAGACGTCATTTCGTCCAGAAGCTTTTCGGCCAGGCGTTTGTAATGAAGGCTCTGCTGAAACAGCAGCAGACACATCAGAATAGAATCCGTCGGCTCCATACCGGAGCCGGCGGTTTTTTCTTTGGCGTTTTCGGCGATGCGGCGCGTCTCATCCTTCAGAGCGCTGAGCTGTCCGGCCTGGCTGTCCAGAAATTTCTGATAAACGAACTGGAGCTTTTCGTGGTTTATGGCCTCCCCGTCCTTGAGGAAGCTGAAAAGCGTTTTGATATCCTCCATGGAGGTGACCTGCTTGAGCTGGTAGATTAAAAGCATGAGCAGGACATGATCCACCGTGTATTTTTTCTTCTGTGCCGGGCTTAAAAGCTTGTTTTTGGTGTAGTTGTTGATCATGGTTTTGGTCAGCAGCTTGTCGTCGGGCCTGCGCTTGGTCGGGGCCAGGTACTTTTCAAAGAGTGTGATGAGCTGGTCCATATAAAGATCCAGGTCTGGAATATCCTTTATAGGAACCTGACTGTCAAGCTGCAGGCTGTCGATCAAGTCAAAAATCTGTTCATCTGTCATGGGAGCGCCTCCTTATTCTTCCTGTTTATTTTACGCTAACGCCACCCAAAAAACAACATCAAAAACGTATTTGACATTGTATACAGGTTGTGATATATTTTATAGAACACAATACATAGTTTTTAAAACTACATAAGGAGTGACATAAAATGATTGAAAAATTCAGAGACCCGATGAGTGCGCTGACCCACCTGATCGGAGCCGTTTTATCCGTGGTCGGAACCATTGCCATGCTGATCCTTATCGTGGTGGAAAAGGAGGTTAATGCCCTGACGCTGACCTCAGTGCTGGCCTTTGGGCTTGGGCTGATCGCCCTGTACACCACCAGCTTTACCTACCACGCCATCCACGGCTCACCTGAAAAGATCATGCGGATGAAAAAGACAGACCATTCCATGATTTTTCTGCTCATTGCCGGCTCCTACACGCCCTTCTGCCTGCTGTGCCTGACCGGTGTGATCCGGGTGGCGCTGATGACCGCGATCTGGGCCGTCGCAGTGATCGGGGTGCTGATGATGGTGTTCTGGATCAATATGCCCAGATGGCTTAATACCGGGCTCTACATCTTTATGGGCTGGTTCGCGCTATTTGCCCTCAAGCCACTCTACGACGCGCTGCCCACCGGCGGTTTTGTCTTTTTGCTGCTCGGCGGCATCATGTACACGGTGGGCGGAGTCATGTATGGCCTTAAAAAGCCCAATATATGGCCGGAATTTGGCTTTCATGAGGTGTTCCATGTCTTTGTCATACTCGGCAGCCTCTGCCATTATTACGCGGTTTTCCGGTATATTTTGATGCCGGCCTGAAGGATATTGTAAAGCGTTCCGCACTGAATACTGTGTCCAAAATTTCCATAACAACGCATAACCACTAACTTCTCGAAGTAGGAATACTTATTTGAATGTGCAATAAGTATTTTATATAAACGAAGTTGAATAAAAATAAATATACATTTAAAAATGCCTAATCGGAGTTAATGCTTATGCAGGTTTTGGAGACTTACCTCCAGATGTTGGTGGCTATGCGTTGTTATGGGATGATTTTGGGAATAATTTTTGCTGATGATGAAAAAAACCGTTCTGCCGCGTTTTAAGACAGGGCGGTTTTTGTATTTCAGAAAAGGTTTTCTGGATTAAAAATGCTTGTTAAGGGTAAATAACTTATCTGTTTTGTGTTAAAATAATAACAGCATTGTAAAATCTTAGGAAAATCTTCATAATTTGGATTGTATTTTCTTAACTTTTATGGTGTATTATAAAGGTAAATCAAGTTTAATACAGGGGAGCTGAACATTAAATGAACAAACCAACACACCTGATATTTGGAGAAATTATCTGGAAATACCTTGACGAAAATTATGGAATCACATTAAACCGCGCCGGTTTCCTGCTTGGAAATATCGCGCCGGATCTGACCTTCAGCTTTGTTTTTCACCCCCATGAGAGGAAGTATGCCTCCGAGCATCTGAGAGTTGCCATCGACGCGGCCATCCAGGCCGGCGACATCATGGACTTTGACGCCGGGTTCTTTTTGGCAGAACGCCTTGGCAGCATCTGCCACTATTGCGCGGACTTTTTCTGCGAGGCTCACACCGAGCGCTATGAGGGAAATCTGAAGGAACATATTCTGTTTGAGAAAAGACTGTACCGCTACTGTATGCTCCACGAGAAGGAGCTGGGCGAGACCATGCGGCAGCCCCGGAGCTTTTCCGTTTCCGGTACCGGGGACATTTTCCGCAAAATCGAGGAAATGAACGATGCCTATCTGGCCGGAAGGCCTTCCTATCGTGCCCAGGCCGAGGGCGCCCTGTCGGCCTGCCTCCAGACCGTCGGCACCATAATGACCACGCGCTATTACACGGCCTTTAATGTGGAACCGGGCTTTTTAGTCCACTAAAAAAACCTGCGAGATGCATCGCAGGTTTTTTTGTTTGGTTGGGATTATTTCATGGCTTCTTCAATGGCAACCGCAACCGATACGGTGGCGCCGACCATTGGGTTGTTACCCATGCCGATGAGGCCCATCATTTCAACGTGGGCTGGAACAGAGGAGGAGCCGGCGAACTGTGCGTCGGAGTGCATACGTCCCATGGTATCGGTCATACCATAGGAAGCTGGGCCGGCGGCCATGTTATCCGGGTGGAGGGTACGTCCTGTACCGCCGCCGGAGGCAACGGAGAAGTATTTTTTACCCT
Encoded proteins:
- a CDS encoding folylpolyglutamate synthase/dihydrofolate synthase family protein, coding for MNVQETIDFIESNGKFGIRLGLESIGLLLGELGNPQEKLKCIHVAGTNGKGSVSTMLSTILKTAGYITGLYTSPALETFNERVQLNNVPIPDDDLMQVTQKVQAACDTLVAKGEPHPTGFEIETALAFEYFCKKKADLCIIEVGMGGRLDATNIIPAPEAVVIMSISLDHTDYLGDTIGKIAGEKAAIIKEGTSVVVYPQEKEAEDVITGYAESLGTPYTVVNPADICRVSESLDGQLLKYKKPGGIAGLDTFELKLLGEHQVLNCLTVLDTLEILLKKGYAIPTKAIITALAEVTFHGRFEILHRDPIILIDGAHNPNGIEYFVKNIKTYFPGNKINLYFGMLADKDIDLALKYLMPVTGDVHALTPENDRALPADKMAELIHREYGKNVNFYDTIEAAVDSIDLSARDRINVFVGSLYMIGVARTAIVKRLKAEEA
- a CDS encoding 5-formyltetrahydrofolate cyclo-ligase, with the protein product MDKKAFRQETLKKRSDIYSKEIDAQIIGNFIQSDAYKDADWMMLYVSFGTEIHTHSLIQKALGEGKHVVVPICNTADHTIILSEILDFPGDLEEGHYGILEVKDDCRRVVTPEKLDLVLVPGMAFTEAGNRMGFGGGYYDRFLETIRPDCKTVALIREDFIYDEIPMEPHDKSVDIIITENRVKSCR
- a CDS encoding DUF1638 domain-containing protein produces the protein MKKRKLLACETIRDEVELIKEKCGVDIETVWMDNTLHAYPENLRDALQAEIDKIGEDADELLFAYGNCGNGLVGLKSSYPTMIIPRYGDCIDMFLSNLDNLERVRTTTYFLTRGWLDGKQSLEWEIDYNYKRFGEKRAHKIMDMIYRHYKHLMLIDTGAYDLEAAKPRVDKIAATIKLEPVVRQGDISPIEKLLTGDWDEEHFCVVPPGRETTYHDFDGASLRLPC
- the ftsX gene encoding permease-like cell division protein FtsX, yielding MGKRKKEHHFFSMLKSIFRDTAQSIERNNLMSIASILSVVAALIILGIFVIFTVNLQHITENVESAMELRVFMKTEYTEDQKTSVETALRGNSQVTGISFESKDEALEKFSSSLDDYSGLLKGYDSNNNPMAASFIVQVQNPEDLEGVKSFAEGLTSQGVDYVKYGEEYVNALVSFSKFSNTLCIVILAVLSVISIFIIYNTIKLTCFARRREIGVMKYVGATDWYIRLPFILEGTFLGCLGALVAMLIIRTGYYYAIAYVTNVVNMPMNSDLVSPALIMGPIFVFCLVYGIIIGAFGSLFSIRKFLKA
- a CDS encoding M23 family metallopeptidase — protein: MKKKLCGFLAGLLCVLMLCNPVFAEGNDALMAQLKDSVQRIKDMSSQMEATKTTMAEIEKQINESNAAIDAINAQIADLDARMADRKAQIAVLQEQQNKQEKELEERLRVMYMYGNDGYLQVLFSSNNFTDFIARADMMKNVMQADKDAVTALENTKKELEEKNAGLEADKAAAEQAAAVQNEAKEQQNQLLAKNQALIDEYKAGIAAEQAAADSIAQQMGGEKASDFVQTGEYYWPISPDNSQAFDISSPFAGRIHPITGEWSNHQGVDVAVSYGTPILAAGDGTVSIAGVNGGYGNCVVINMGTDGSGNKLATLYGHMSSIATSVGATVSKGDIIGYVGSTGNSTGPHLHFGWMVNDNFTDPLAYYPGQKWNYVE
- a CDS encoding DUF1836 domain-containing protein; amino-acid sequence: MTDEQIFDLIDSLQLDSQVPIKDIPDLDLYMDQLITLFEKYLAPTKRRPDDKLLTKTMINNYTKNKLLSPAQKKKYTVDHVLLMLLIYQLKQVTSMEDIKTLFSFLKDGEAINHEKLQFVYQKFLDSQAGQLSALKDETRRIAENAKEKTAGSGMEPTDSILMCLLLFQQSLHYKRLAEKLLDEMTSDEA
- a CDS encoding hemolysin III family protein, whose protein sequence is MIEKFRDPMSALTHLIGAVLSVVGTIAMLILIVVEKEVNALTLTSVLAFGLGLIALYTTSFTYHAIHGSPEKIMRMKKTDHSMIFLLIAGSYTPFCLLCLTGVIRVALMTAIWAVAVIGVLMMVFWINMPRWLNTGLYIFMGWFALFALKPLYDALPTGGFVFLLLGGIMYTVGGVMYGLKKPNIWPEFGFHEVFHVFVILGSLCHYYAVFRYILMPA
- a CDS encoding zinc dependent phospholipase C family protein, producing the protein MNKPTHLIFGEIIWKYLDENYGITLNRAGFLLGNIAPDLTFSFVFHPHERKYASEHLRVAIDAAIQAGDIMDFDAGFFLAERLGSICHYCADFFCEAHTERYEGNLKEHILFEKRLYRYCMLHEKELGETMRQPRSFSVSGTGDIFRKIEEMNDAYLAGRPSYRAQAEGALSACLQTVGTIMTTRYYTAFNVEPGFLVH